A portion of the Acidobacteriota bacterium genome contains these proteins:
- a CDS encoding NifU family protein has translation MPKIADIEYTPNPNAVKFILKEPVTAGSSRSYQNALAAQGDPLAASLFDVGNVTSVFYMDRFITINKADHVDWEEMLRKLAEPIRSAPAVTEVAQAAAAESNPAYVVGENPLLDQINQVLDEKVRSGLAMDGGGLEIIGLNGKRLTISYQGACGSCPSSSYGTLMAIESMLKAEVDPEIEVISV, from the coding sequence ATGCCCAAGATTGCAGACATCGAATACACGCCCAACCCAAATGCCGTGAAGTTCATTTTGAAGGAACCGGTGACGGCTGGCTCTTCACGTTCCTATCAAAACGCGCTCGCCGCACAAGGCGACCCCTTGGCCGCGTCATTGTTTGACGTGGGCAACGTGACCTCGGTCTTTTACATGGATCGCTTCATCACGATCAACAAAGCGGATCATGTGGATTGGGAAGAGATGCTGCGCAAGCTGGCCGAACCGATTCGCTCAGCCCCGGCAGTGACCGAAGTCGCGCAAGCAGCCGCAGCCGAAAGCAACCCGGCTTACGTCGTTGGCGAAAACCCACTGCTTGATCAGATCAATCAGGTGCTGGATGAAAAAGTCCGCTCCGGCTTGGCGATGGACGGCGGCGGCTTGGAAATCATCGGACTGAATGGCAAACGTTTGACGATCAGCTATCAGGGCGCGTGCGGCAGTTGCCCGAGTTCGTCATATGGTACGTTGATGGCCATTGAAAGCATGCTGAAAGCCGAGGTTGATCCTGAGATAGAAGTTATCTCCGTTTGA